The following proteins come from a genomic window of Triticum aestivum cultivar Chinese Spring chromosome 6A, IWGSC CS RefSeq v2.1, whole genome shotgun sequence:
- the LOC123129147 gene encoding uncharacterized protein, with protein sequence MAARTTFADALAAARPYLRGEEDQCGDPALPALTAVLRAAGAGECWHKHGTFFAHLLEVYRILRLWGAPDAVARCGLYHSAYSNSYVNLAIFEPDVGRGRVAAVVGDEAERLVHLFCVVPRQQLVHDDLLFHYDDADLAADLARSEESVLDARRGVFDDEEPWRRKIQRLLPADGITVKHIRTGEEVALSRRVAATFLMMTMADFSDQLFDWQDRLFDNANGRLEYRGNTWTSLWPGTGKPGLWTTSISRMGVLYNLIVREEEIYIAHRAHTTGQEGNDSAATRDEDIALVIPPVFDSCTKVLDAEDQKAARDLYWEAVCSDEEATDRSKVEELLRQSVAKNPFVGEPRLVLAQMCLNAEMYEEAQEQAEEGLKLLLEWGSSWDKRMPWEGWVSWGRAMLTKAKEKDWPHTSFGILSLGLVK encoded by the exons ATGGCGGCGCGCACCACCTTCGCCGACGCGCTGGCGGCCGCGCGCCCGTACCTGCGGGGCGAGGAGGACCAGTGCGGCGACCCGGCCCTGCCCGCCCTCACCGCCGTGCTGCGCGCCGCGGGCGCCGGCGAGTGCTGGCACAAGCACGGCACCTTCTTCGCCCACCTGCTCGAGGTCTACCGGATCCTGCGCCTCTGGGGCGCGCCCGACGCCGTGGCGCGCTGCGGCCTCTACCACTCCGCCTACTCCAACTCCTACGTCAACCTCGCCATCTTCGAGCCCGACGTCGGCCGGGGccgcgtcgccgccgtcgtcggggACGAGGCCGAGCGGCTCGTCCACCTCTTCTGCGTCGTCCCGCGCCAGCAGCTCGTCCACGACGACCTGCTCTTCCACTACGACGACGCTGACCTCGCCGCCGACCTCGCCCGGTCCGAGGAGTCCGTCCTGGACGCGCGCCGCGGCGTGTTCGACGACGAAGAGCCCTGGCGCCGCAAGATCCAGCGCCTCCTCCCCGCCGACGGAATCACCGTCAAGCACATCAG GACTGGTGAGGAGGTGGCTCTCTCTAGGCGGGTAGCGGCGACATTCCTTATGATGACAATGGCAGACTTCAGTGACCAGCTCTTCGACTGGCAGGACCGCCTCTTTGACAACGCCAACGGCCGGCTTGAGTACCGAGGCAACACCTGGACGTCACTGTGGCCTGGCACAGGCAAGCCCGGCCTTTGGACCACGTCCATCTCCCGCATGGGTGTGCTCTACAACCTCATTGTTCgcgaggaggagatatacatagcTCACCGAGCACACACCACCGGCCAAGAAGGCAACGACTCTGCTGCCACACGCGACGAGGACATCGCCCTGGTGATCCCACCGGTGTTCGACAGCTGCACGAAGGTGCTGGACGCTGAAGACCAGAAGGCGGCGCGAGACCTCTACTGGGAGGCGGTGTGCAGCGACGAGGAGGCGACGGACCGGTCCAAAGTGGAGGAGCTGCTCCGGCAGAGCGTCGCCAAGAACCCGTTCGTGGGGGAGCCACGGCTGGTGCTCGCGCAGATGTGCCTGAACGCGGAGATGTACGAGGAGGCACAGGAGCAGGCGGAGGAAGGGCTGAAGCTGCTGCTGGAGTGGGGGAGCAGCTGGGACAAGAGGATGCCATGGGAGGGGTGGGTGTCCTGGGGCAGAGCCATGCTGACTAAGGCCAAGGAAAAGGATTGGCCCCATACCTCCTTCGGCATCCTCAGCCTAGGCCTGGTCAAGTAG